One genomic region from Vibrio cyclitrophicus encodes:
- a CDS encoding DUF4007 family protein gives MSIESSSLKFSGHQTFPIRYGWIYKIIQEVIKGNSLSSKENIEEQMTSMGMGKNMVLSVRHWIRALNLVECTDKKKQTYKLTDLAERLFVGENALDEYLDNTGTVWLLHWLMQSIDSQNAELNTARWFFNYFNGVRIDKLQLAKDIQLSLENHEKDLTEATLKKDIDCLFQMYAVKTTASGKVNEDSFTSPFTELGLISQESAKDYRAELSLHKSLPTAVFGYALIDYIMRKQLDSDGKKINNNNTLSFDSLLNDVGSPGRVFRLTTSGLSEKLDELEILSKGNIAWTDTQGLRQVQHNFDDLQSVDPAMFLENYYHGE, from the coding sequence TTGTCAATCGAATCTAGCAGTCTAAAGTTCTCAGGACATCAAACCTTCCCGATCCGATATGGTTGGATTTATAAAATAATTCAAGAAGTTATCAAAGGCAACTCTCTTTCTAGCAAAGAAAACATCGAAGAACAGATGACTTCAATGGGTATGGGTAAGAACATGGTGTTATCTGTAAGACACTGGATTCGCGCACTTAACCTTGTTGAATGCACAGATAAAAAAAAGCAGACCTATAAGCTGACTGATCTAGCAGAGAGGCTTTTTGTTGGTGAAAACGCGCTCGATGAATATTTAGATAATACGGGAACTGTGTGGTTACTTCACTGGCTGATGCAATCAATAGATAGTCAAAATGCTGAGCTGAACACTGCACGCTGGTTCTTTAACTATTTCAACGGCGTAAGAATCGATAAGCTTCAACTGGCAAAAGATATTCAATTGTCACTGGAGAATCATGAGAAAGATCTAACTGAAGCAACATTAAAAAAAGATATCGACTGCTTGTTTCAGATGTACGCCGTTAAAACTACGGCTTCCGGCAAAGTAAATGAAGATAGCTTTACCTCACCTTTCACTGAACTAGGACTCATTTCACAAGAGTCGGCTAAAGATTATCGTGCTGAACTATCACTACATAAATCGCTACCTACGGCAGTTTTTGGATATGCTCTGATCGATTACATTATGCGTAAGCAACTCGATAGTGATGGTAAAAAAATAAATAATAACAACACTTTATCATTCGACTCTTTGCTAAACGACGTAGGCTCTCCTGGACGTGTTTTCCGTTTAACAACAAGCGGGTTGAGTGAAAAATTAGACGAATTGGAGATTCTAAGCAAAGGTAATATTGCTTGGACCGACACTCAAGGACTAAGACAAGTGCAACATAACTTTGACGATTTACAGAGTGTAGATCCTGCGATGTTCCTAGAAAACTACTATCACGGGGAATAA
- a CDS encoding DUF262 domain-containing protein — MDRSLVDTFSLIKAHELLLPDFQRDYKWNIPKQQSLMASILLNFPVGSSLILKGHSDDFALRKIGETGQFSTGSSDPCEYLLDGQQRTTTLYNAFNDVYNFSKFSTLEELTEFVSLKANPMKVRWFIRVPVLGTVNESVTDLFGASKVKFDKETADLFEPDDIIDVFNGETFNEKNNKGVSKWFSPYYQLKLLLEGKTEPQIATQFVEDCVNRGMIPLYLVGSKPALVSRILKGIAEKNAQAIRDEFELDFEHIKSNYDSAQVFDGYSSIEEFESDGLVYSDELDNIFVNCKNDWQNDVKNYLIKDIYETYSLSSIVTDDIRRAIPIFCHLNDGGMPLDDFDLVSAKAAKKLPTDTVTYSMSTIVRNMFSHPFILCDTLKYDTSSRSGLLDFSNFDLLEDGLPKGYVSKAILAICTALAIREKSNSGDFIVKKKDTSSKTLLSLDTETIREYMEIATEAVQRAISFLICRCGVYNGKKLHYKLMIQPIAYVLADDGIWNSQSSLKRVEYWYWSSAFSGRYLYDQSAVVIEDINQLYDWVKNDEGSIILGRESKIFDDDKYCSKDLLTQKLNEYPKEGIHSLILQYVLSESSSYDLLADRNEPLNSYQLNTNGDVTLWPTGSSGGLNDHHIIPLGMITGLGEKTEEIRKDPNHKLNTPLNRVLISSDANNAISSMDPSRYFADIPSNSIVLQSLLIGSTFGTISTSSSESAISTALEERFDNLVKSVGSRLLKLRT; from the coding sequence ATGGATCGTTCGTTAGTTGATACATTTAGCCTTATCAAGGCCCATGAATTATTACTTCCAGATTTTCAGAGAGACTATAAATGGAATATTCCAAAACAACAAAGTCTCATGGCTTCAATTTTGCTCAACTTTCCTGTGGGGAGCTCACTCATTCTTAAAGGTCATTCTGATGATTTTGCTTTAAGAAAAATTGGTGAAACGGGGCAATTTAGCACTGGTTCTTCGGATCCTTGTGAGTACCTTTTAGATGGGCAGCAACGTACCACTACGTTATATAATGCTTTTAATGATGTATACAACTTCTCAAAGTTTTCGACACTAGAAGAACTGACTGAATTCGTTTCGTTAAAAGCTAATCCAATGAAGGTGCGTTGGTTTATTCGAGTTCCTGTTTTAGGAACTGTTAATGAATCTGTTACTGATTTGTTCGGGGCAAGTAAGGTTAAATTTGACAAGGAGACTGCAGACCTATTTGAACCTGATGACATTATTGATGTTTTTAATGGTGAAACTTTTAATGAAAAAAACAACAAAGGTGTTAGTAAGTGGTTTTCTCCCTACTATCAATTAAAACTGCTTCTTGAAGGTAAAACAGAACCTCAAATTGCCACTCAGTTTGTAGAAGATTGTGTTAACAGAGGTATGATTCCTTTGTATTTAGTTGGCTCTAAACCCGCCTTGGTCAGTCGAATATTAAAAGGTATTGCGGAAAAGAATGCACAAGCTATTCGAGATGAGTTCGAATTAGACTTTGAGCATATTAAATCGAATTATGATAGCGCTCAAGTTTTCGATGGCTACTCTTCGATAGAGGAATTCGAAAGTGATGGGTTAGTTTATTCAGATGAGTTGGATAACATCTTTGTGAATTGCAAAAATGATTGGCAAAACGATGTAAAAAACTATCTCATTAAAGATATTTATGAAACATACTCTTTAAGCAGCATTGTTACTGATGATATTCGACGTGCAATCCCAATATTTTGTCATCTGAACGACGGTGGAATGCCCCTTGATGATTTTGATTTGGTTTCAGCAAAAGCAGCGAAGAAGCTTCCAACTGATACTGTAACTTATTCAATGAGCACAATCGTTCGTAATATGTTTAGTCATCCATTTATCCTTTGTGACACATTGAAATATGACACCAGTTCACGCTCAGGTTTATTGGATTTTTCTAACTTTGACCTGTTAGAGGACGGGCTACCTAAGGGCTATGTATCGAAAGCGATTCTTGCAATTTGTACAGCGTTAGCAATTAGAGAAAAGTCTAACTCAGGTGATTTCATAGTTAAGAAAAAGGATACTAGTTCAAAAACCTTATTGAGCTTGGACACTGAGACTATTCGAGAGTATATGGAAATAGCAACAGAAGCAGTACAACGTGCTATTTCATTCTTAATATGTAGATGTGGTGTATATAACGGGAAGAAATTACATTACAAGTTGATGATTCAACCTATAGCCTATGTGTTAGCTGATGATGGTATTTGGAATAGTCAGTCTTCTTTAAAACGAGTGGAATATTGGTATTGGTCTAGTGCCTTTTCTGGGCGTTACTTATATGACCAAAGTGCAGTAGTTATAGAAGATATCAACCAGCTCTACGATTGGGTTAAAAATGATGAAGGTTCTATTATATTGGGTAGAGAATCTAAGATTTTCGATGATGATAAATATTGCTCTAAGGATCTTCTAACACAGAAATTAAATGAATACCCTAAAGAAGGCATTCACTCTTTAATTTTGCAGTATGTTTTAAGTGAATCTTCTAGTTATGACTTACTCGCTGATAGAAATGAGCCTCTAAATAGTTACCAATTGAATACTAATGGAGATGTAACGCTATGGCCTACAGGTTCTTCTGGTGGATTGAATGATCATCATATTATACCTTTGGGAATGATTACTGGATTAGGAGAGAAGACTGAAGAAATTAGAAAAGATCCTAACCATAAACTCAACACTCCATTAAATCGAGTGTTGATATCTAGCGATGCTAATAATGCAATTAGTTCTATGGATCCATCCCGATACTTCGCTGATATACCGTCAAACAGTATCGTTTTACAGTCTTTATTGATTGGTTCTACTTTTGGAACGATCTCGACGTCTTCTAGTGAATCTGCTATTTCGACTGCTTTAGAAGAAAGGTTTGACAATTTGGTTAAATCGGTTGGTTCAAGGCTATTAAAGCTTAGAACTTAA
- a CDS encoding phosphoadenosine phosphosulfate reductase family protein: MSQQRKVKHVLGLSGGKDSAALAVYMARNYPEIDIDYFFTDTGKELPEVYDYLEQLEIVLGKPISHINDKKGFDYWLEQHNNFLPAGQQRWCTIRMKLEPFEKWIKPYLDEGYEVVSYVGIRADEPWRDGYRPNESQKYLKIKMPFADDGIKKQGVLDILDSAGLGLPKYYEWRSRSGCTFCFFQRKIEWVRLMERHPEAFAEAKSYEKRAETSANGETFFWMGPNEPLESLEDPTRIAQIKANHEKVQKRFEKKKARERKRRLGMHAMVDESMLIDTLDMDAMYDLDEGGGACVTCYK; the protein is encoded by the coding sequence ATGAGTCAACAACGTAAAGTTAAACATGTTCTCGGGCTTTCTGGTGGCAAAGACAGTGCTGCCCTAGCGGTTTACATGGCAAGAAATTACCCTGAGATCGACATCGATTATTTCTTTACTGATACCGGAAAAGAACTACCAGAAGTTTACGATTATCTAGAGCAACTAGAAATTGTTCTTGGCAAACCAATATCTCATATAAATGACAAAAAAGGGTTTGATTACTGGCTAGAACAGCACAACAATTTCTTACCTGCAGGACAGCAACGCTGGTGCACTATTCGTATGAAGCTTGAACCATTTGAAAAGTGGATTAAGCCTTATTTAGACGAAGGGTATGAAGTAGTGTCTTATGTAGGCATTCGTGCTGATGAACCTTGGCGAGACGGCTACCGTCCTAATGAAAGTCAAAAGTACTTGAAGATAAAAATGCCTTTTGCTGATGACGGTATTAAGAAGCAAGGCGTACTTGATATTCTTGATAGTGCAGGACTCGGTTTGCCAAAATATTATGAGTGGCGCTCTCGTTCAGGATGCACATTTTGTTTCTTCCAACGTAAAATTGAGTGGGTTCGTCTTATGGAACGACACCCAGAAGCTTTTGCTGAAGCAAAATCTTATGAGAAGCGAGCAGAAACAAGTGCGAATGGTGAAACATTCTTTTGGATGGGTCCAAACGAACCTCTAGAGTCTTTAGAAGACCCTACTCGTATTGCTCAAATTAAAGCAAACCACGAAAAAGTGCAGAAACGCTTTGAGAAGAAAAAAGCTCGCGAGCGTAAGCGTCGTTTAGGTATGCATGCTATGGTAGATGAAAGTATGCTAATTGACACATTAGATATGGATGCAATGTACGACCTTGATGAAGGTGGTGGTGCTTGTGTGACGTGTTATAAATAG
- a CDS encoding acetate uptake transporter — MSTKLANPAPLGLMGFGMTTILLNIHNAGFFPIDSMILAMGIFYGGLSQVIVGTMCFKRGDTFGTTAFTSYGLFWLSLVGLIVMPYMGLPASPAAFMGWYLLLWGIFTGFMFIGSLCYPVAKQVVFGSLTILFFLLAARDFTGSELIGTIAGFEGIFCGASAIYFAMAQVINNEYGRTVLPIGEKKAPQMATQEIAA, encoded by the coding sequence ATGTCGACCAAACTAGCTAACCCTGCGCCACTAGGCTTAATGGGTTTCGGTATGACCACCATTCTTCTTAATATCCACAACGCAGGTTTCTTCCCAATCGATTCTATGATTCTTGCAATGGGTATTTTTTACGGTGGTTTGAGCCAAGTTATCGTGGGCACTATGTGTTTCAAACGTGGTGACACGTTCGGTACAACAGCGTTTACTTCTTACGGCCTATTCTGGTTGTCTTTGGTTGGTTTGATTGTAATGCCTTACATGGGCCTTCCAGCAAGCCCTGCTGCATTCATGGGTTGGTACCTATTACTATGGGGTATTTTCACAGGCTTCATGTTCATCGGTTCTCTATGTTACCCAGTTGCGAAGCAAGTAGTATTCGGTTCACTAACTATCTTGTTCTTCCTGCTAGCCGCTCGTGATTTCACTGGCAGCGAACTAATCGGCACTATCGCTGGTTTTGAAGGTATTTTCTGTGGCGCTTCAGCTATCTACTTTGCAATGGCACAAGTAATCAACAACGAATACGGCCGCACAGTACTGCCTATCGGTGAGAAGAAAGCACCTCAAATGGCAACACAAGAAATTGCTGCTTAA
- a CDS encoding alanine/glycine:cation symporter family protein, which produces MQSFVDFLNGIIWSPVLIYLCLGAGLFYSIMTRFVQIRHFFEMWRLLLSGKSSSKGISSFQALAVSLSGRVGTGNIAGVAAAIGFGGPGAVFWMWVVAFFGAATAYAESTLAQIYKEEDEGQFRGGPAYYIEKAMGQKWYAWIFAIATIFACGILLPGVQSNSIGNAVEAAFGSGDMIETAIGTFSFAKIFTGTVVAIILAFIIFGGVKRIANFTQIVVPFMALAYIIIAFVIILLNIGQVPTVFAMIIGDAFTPMAGFGAAIGWGVKRGVYSNEAGQGTGPHAAAAASVDHPAQQGLVQAFSIYIDTLLVCSATAFMIIITGAYNVHGGAEGVFLVQNLAANIGANGPVFTQLAIESALPGIGKPFIAFALFFFAFTTILAYYYIAETNIAYLRRTIKIPGMMFVLKLVLITAVFYGTVKTANLAWAMGDVGVGLMAWLNIVGILIIFFMSKPALKALADYEEQQKQGVTEYTFNPVKLGIKGATYWEEKYKRKTGKSPEAETADTKPVEQPSA; this is translated from the coding sequence ATGCAGTCATTCGTTGATTTTTTGAATGGAATAATCTGGAGTCCAGTACTTATCTACCTATGTTTAGGTGCAGGTTTGTTCTACTCCATCATGACTCGATTTGTTCAAATCCGTCACTTCTTTGAAATGTGGCGCTTGCTACTATCGGGTAAAAGCTCGTCAAAAGGCATCTCGTCTTTCCAAGCTCTGGCCGTTTCTCTATCTGGCCGTGTCGGTACAGGTAACATTGCTGGTGTTGCTGCCGCTATCGGTTTCGGCGGCCCAGGTGCAGTATTCTGGATGTGGGTAGTGGCTTTCTTTGGCGCTGCAACAGCTTACGCAGAATCAACGCTAGCGCAAATCTACAAAGAAGAAGATGAAGGCCAGTTTCGTGGTGGTCCGGCTTACTACATCGAAAAAGCGATGGGTCAAAAATGGTACGCTTGGATCTTTGCTATCGCGACTATTTTTGCATGTGGTATTTTGCTTCCAGGTGTTCAGTCAAACAGTATTGGTAATGCTGTAGAAGCTGCATTTGGCTCAGGTGACATGATTGAAACAGCTATCGGTACATTCAGTTTCGCTAAAATTTTCACTGGTACTGTAGTTGCTATTATCCTAGCGTTCATCATCTTTGGTGGTGTTAAACGTATTGCGAACTTCACACAAATCGTTGTTCCATTCATGGCACTGGCTTACATCATCATCGCGTTCGTTATCATTCTGCTAAACATCGGCCAAGTGCCAACGGTTTTCGCAATGATCATTGGCGATGCATTCACACCTATGGCAGGCTTCGGTGCTGCAATTGGTTGGGGTGTTAAGCGTGGTGTTTACTCAAACGAAGCGGGTCAAGGTACAGGTCCTCACGCGGCTGCGGCTGCAAGTGTTGATCACCCAGCTCAGCAAGGTTTGGTACAAGCGTTCTCTATCTACATCGATACACTTCTAGTATGTTCAGCTACAGCGTTCATGATCATCATCACTGGTGCTTACAACGTTCACGGCGGCGCTGAAGGTGTGTTCCTTGTTCAGAACCTAGCAGCAAACATTGGTGCCAACGGTCCTGTATTTACACAGCTTGCTATTGAAAGTGCACTACCAGGCATTGGTAAGCCGTTCATCGCATTTGCTCTGTTCTTCTTCGCATTTACAACAATTCTTGCTTACTACTACATCGCAGAAACGAATATTGCTTACCTACGTCGTACTATCAAAATTCCTGGCATGATGTTCGTACTTAAGCTTGTTCTTATTACTGCCGTTTTCTATGGCACAGTTAAAACAGCTAACCTTGCATGGGCAATGGGTGATGTTGGTGTTGGTTTGATGGCGTGGTTAAACATTGTCGGTATTCTGATCATCTTCTTCATGTCTAAGCCTGCGCTTAAAGCTCTTGCAGACTACGAAGAACAGCAGAAACAAGGCGTCACTGAGTACACGTTCAACCCTGTAAAACTAGGCATTAAAGGTGCTACCTACTGGGAAGAGAAGTACAAGCGTAAAACAGGAAAATCTCCTGAAGCTGAAACTGCAGACACTAAACCTGTAGAGCAACCTTCAGCTTAA
- a CDS encoding DUF262 domain-containing protein, which yields MKELASIFTAKPKSVFDMLCQDEKTGFYMPAYQRPYSWTDRNIKDLFNDLDNVYRRLIEFDDAIIFLGSLLAVNDDGSAIYPKVERQYPSSIKLVIDGQQRLTTLTIITSILNEQLQCKFSYLKNDIENKQHSADMYSALERLEELVLEAISDTSKFVITTSARHDVYKYQPKIIRSQVDCWGKDEKSAQYQSPLANFLIKYQAHIIEQSKTTRFKEFDEKTLKSEDKTEQNVVGNIKEIRKQLNRVMDGFYCPKLDKNSTSNDSYIELKSLKVENFRESLDFVVDDLLYDYASESKYVSELLYLTSFTKFLLNRVCLTYVEVNSESYAFDMFEALNTTGEPLTALETFVPKIIEHIQNTEDEEERENTLNSLNSINSRFEGITKPAEKNKLTKALILGYVRAYVGSAKVTHLRDQRDAFLQSFAKCPVALRSDYVDQLCFTSDFIFECWQPIQHSPQVNGLVKEPELDLATVCFRYLTDIKHDIVISLLVQFALKDQRNERNGIESSEFHEALKAITAFSVLWRAMSGGADGIDTVYKQLHERTLEFNESEYQPFKLQDGFINIKLDVLKKFFVHKLEEKIEKKESVQVSIVEQWLDVCSSQLHLAKPGNQKMLILSAFHGMEFSEGSFVRSNEERNNFLNLPMWNKISEKDMVDTVFSKSKENLSEWSAELRDIEVNQKLGNVLIDPRGTLKPKALSGWEHLAGRMQDALNDDLIVNIDEFVEAKHSTEGELQAASLKLIRKYSEIVYSQQWNEQAVKQRTIALLNNAWINLRTWLD from the coding sequence ATGAAAGAGTTAGCGAGTATCTTTACTGCAAAACCTAAATCAGTGTTTGATATGCTTTGTCAGGATGAAAAAACAGGCTTTTACATGCCTGCATATCAGCGTCCTTATTCATGGACAGACAGAAATATAAAAGACCTGTTCAATGACCTTGATAATGTTTATCGTCGACTTATTGAATTCGATGACGCAATCATATTCTTAGGCTCTTTGTTAGCTGTAAATGATGACGGTTCTGCAATATACCCTAAAGTAGAGAGACAGTACCCTTCGAGCATCAAGCTTGTGATCGACGGGCAACAGCGACTGACTACATTAACTATCATTACCTCAATACTAAACGAACAGTTGCAGTGCAAATTTTCTTATCTAAAAAATGATATAGAGAATAAACAGCATTCAGCTGACATGTATTCCGCACTTGAGCGACTTGAAGAGCTTGTTTTGGAAGCGATCTCTGACACAAGCAAGTTCGTTATTACCACATCTGCTCGCCATGATGTGTACAAATACCAACCCAAAATAATCCGATCACAAGTAGATTGTTGGGGCAAAGATGAGAAATCTGCACAGTACCAAAGTCCACTAGCGAACTTTTTGATCAAGTATCAAGCTCATATCATCGAACAATCTAAAACAACTAGATTTAAAGAATTTGATGAGAAGACACTTAAGTCCGAAGACAAGACTGAACAAAATGTTGTAGGTAATATCAAAGAAATACGAAAGCAGTTAAATCGAGTAATGGATGGTTTTTATTGTCCTAAATTAGATAAAAATTCGACGTCGAATGACTCTTATATTGAACTAAAGTCACTGAAAGTAGAGAACTTTAGAGAGAGTTTAGATTTTGTTGTTGATGATCTTCTTTATGATTATGCTTCCGAGTCAAAATACGTTAGTGAGTTGCTTTACCTGACTTCTTTTACCAAGTTTTTGTTAAATCGAGTGTGTTTAACTTACGTTGAAGTAAATAGTGAGTCTTACGCCTTTGATATGTTCGAAGCTTTGAACACTACGGGAGAGCCCCTTACTGCACTTGAAACATTTGTTCCGAAAATTATCGAACATATTCAAAACACAGAAGATGAAGAAGAGCGTGAGAATACTCTTAATAGTTTGAATTCTATTAATAGTCGTTTTGAAGGTATTACCAAACCAGCAGAGAAAAATAAGCTGACTAAGGCCCTCATTTTAGGTTACGTTCGCGCTTATGTAGGCAGTGCCAAAGTGACGCACCTAAGAGACCAAAGAGACGCTTTCCTTCAATCTTTCGCAAAATGTCCAGTTGCGCTGAGAAGTGACTATGTAGATCAGTTGTGCTTCACATCTGATTTTATTTTTGAATGTTGGCAGCCAATACAGCACTCCCCTCAGGTAAATGGCTTAGTTAAAGAGCCTGAACTGGATCTCGCAACTGTTTGTTTCCGTTATTTGACAGATATAAAGCATGATATTGTAATTAGCCTCTTAGTTCAGTTTGCTCTTAAAGATCAAAGAAATGAACGAAATGGTATAGAGTCTTCAGAGTTTCATGAAGCTTTAAAAGCTATCACAGCATTTAGTGTTCTTTGGCGTGCAATGAGCGGTGGTGCTGATGGTATTGATACAGTCTACAAACAACTACATGAAAGAACTTTAGAATTTAATGAGTCAGAATATCAACCATTTAAACTTCAAGACGGCTTTATCAACATTAAACTAGATGTTTTAAAGAAGTTCTTTGTACACAAACTAGAAGAAAAAATTGAAAAGAAAGAATCCGTACAAGTAAGCATAGTTGAGCAATGGCTTGACGTTTGTAGCTCTCAACTGCATCTAGCAAAACCAGGTAATCAAAAAATGCTTATTTTATCTGCATTTCATGGTATGGAATTTAGTGAGGGAAGTTTTGTTCGTTCCAACGAAGAAAGAAATAACTTCCTAAATCTTCCTATGTGGAACAAAATTTCAGAGAAAGACATGGTGGATACAGTTTTCTCCAAGAGCAAAGAAAACTTGAGTGAATGGAGTGCTGAACTTAGAGATATTGAAGTGAACCAGAAACTTGGTAACGTTTTGATTGATCCTCGAGGAACGCTAAAGCCAAAAGCCCTCTCTGGTTGGGAGCACTTAGCAGGAAGAATGCAAGATGCTCTTAACGATGATTTAATTGTGAACATCGATGAGTTCGTAGAAGCTAAGCATAGTACGGAAGGTGAGCTTCAGGCCGCTTCTCTAAAACTAATTCGAAAATACTCAGAAATTGTTTATTCACAACAGTGGAATGAGCAGGCGGTCAAACAAAGAACCATTGCGTTGTTAAACAATGCTTGGATTAACCTGCGTACTTGGTTGGATTAA
- a CDS encoding MBL fold metallo-hydrolase, which produces MEVIHHGGKHTVTGSCHELRDSGQAVLIDCGLFQGLELQGKKLQGEDARPLDIEFETSHLNALLLTHTHIDHIGRLPWLLASGFNQPIYCTQATAELAPLMIEDGIKLQGLSNKQSKLILKKIHSLIAPKPYGEWFPIVSKQQNDGKDHHRPNTLYARFQPAGHILGSAYIEIKLPNQEVVVFSGDLGPSNTPLLPDPKPPQQADYLFIESTYGTSTHDDIATRSERLKAIIDRSLLDGGVILIPAFSIGRTQELLFDIENLIFEHQLSADIPIILDSPMAEKVTRSYRRFKELWGQEAKQRLELKRHPLAFEQCITVDGHRMHKKIVNRLRSTGEPAIVVAASGMCQGGRIMNYLSALLPDKRTDVILAGYQAHGTLGRELQQGEKQVSIDNQHVEVNAQIHGMSGYSAHADKDDLNRFIEEITVPPKEVHLIHGDPNTQSEFAQALVGKGFKVV; this is translated from the coding sequence ATGGAAGTGATTCACCATGGCGGCAAACATACCGTCACAGGATCTTGTCACGAATTAAGAGATTCAGGCCAAGCGGTACTCATCGATTGTGGCCTTTTTCAAGGTTTAGAGCTTCAAGGTAAAAAGCTTCAAGGGGAAGACGCACGCCCTCTTGATATTGAATTTGAAACGTCCCACCTTAACGCTCTGCTGCTGACTCATACTCACATTGATCATATTGGTCGATTACCTTGGTTACTCGCCAGTGGCTTTAACCAACCGATTTATTGCACTCAGGCGACGGCTGAACTCGCTCCTTTAATGATTGAAGATGGTATAAAGCTGCAAGGACTCAGCAATAAACAGTCGAAGCTGATACTCAAAAAGATTCATTCGTTGATTGCTCCCAAGCCTTATGGAGAGTGGTTTCCAATTGTCTCTAAACAGCAAAACGACGGAAAGGATCATCATAGGCCAAATACTCTGTATGCCCGTTTTCAACCTGCCGGGCATATCTTAGGCTCCGCCTATATTGAGATTAAGTTACCCAACCAAGAGGTGGTGGTCTTTTCTGGCGACTTGGGTCCAAGTAACACGCCACTGCTGCCGGATCCGAAACCACCACAACAAGCCGATTACCTATTTATTGAATCCACTTATGGCACCAGCACGCACGACGATATTGCAACACGCTCTGAGCGTCTCAAAGCAATTATTGACCGTTCACTACTCGATGGTGGTGTCATCCTGATCCCGGCATTTAGTATCGGAAGAACACAAGAACTGCTGTTTGATATCGAAAATCTGATCTTTGAACATCAACTCAGCGCCGATATTCCTATTATCCTCGATTCGCCTATGGCAGAGAAAGTAACGCGATCCTACCGACGCTTTAAAGAGCTGTGGGGACAAGAAGCAAAGCAACGTCTTGAACTAAAACGTCACCCACTCGCTTTTGAGCAATGCATTACTGTTGATGGGCATAGAATGCACAAGAAAATCGTCAATCGCCTGCGTTCGACAGGTGAACCCGCAATTGTGGTCGCAGCTTCTGGGATGTGTCAGGGCGGCAGGATAATGAACTACTTATCAGCTTTACTTCCCGATAAACGCACCGATGTAATTTTAGCAGGCTATCAAGCTCACGGAACGCTCGGGCGAGAGCTACAACAAGGAGAGAAACAGGTTTCCATCGATAACCAACACGTTGAGGTCAATGCTCAAATTCATGGCATGTCTGGCTACTCTGCCCATGCTGATAAAGATGATCTCAATCGATTTATAGAAGAAATAACCGTGCCACCCAAAGAGGTACATTTGATTCACGGAGATCCAAACACTCAGTCTGAGTTCGCTCAAGCTTTGGTTGGGAAAGGATTTAAAGTCGTTTAA
- a CDS encoding 1-acylglycerol-3-phosphate O-acyltransferase: MLAVLRIILATVFIIITTLFAFVYCLFSPKNPKHVYVFCRWFNQLQKIVGVKLVQRGLDNAPTSEKSVYISNHQSILDFVTDPGMLRPRTVSLGKRDLLYVPFFGLLYWITGNIMINREDKSKARDTIKQVAEAIHHRDLSVWVYPEGTRSKGRGLLPFKTGAFRMAIEAGVPITPMCTSTTHNKIDLNRVNNGIVITEMLEPIDVSGYKLSDARELANRCHALMAEKIAELDAEVARLEEQQHPELDSDRSSTS, translated from the coding sequence GTGCTTGCTGTTCTTCGTATAATTTTGGCTACGGTGTTTATTATTATCACCACCCTATTTGCTTTTGTTTACTGCTTGTTTAGCCCCAAGAACCCCAAGCATGTGTACGTTTTCTGTCGTTGGTTCAACCAGCTACAAAAGATCGTCGGTGTAAAACTGGTGCAGCGCGGCCTAGACAATGCGCCAACGTCAGAAAAAAGCGTCTACATCTCTAACCACCAAAGCATATTGGACTTTGTGACCGACCCAGGAATGCTAAGGCCTCGCACTGTTTCATTGGGCAAGCGTGATTTGTTGTATGTGCCTTTCTTTGGTCTGCTGTATTGGATCACCGGTAACATCATGATTAACCGCGAAGATAAGTCCAAAGCACGTGATACCATCAAGCAAGTGGCAGAAGCGATCCATCACAGAGATCTGTCTGTTTGGGTTTACCCAGAAGGAACACGCAGTAAAGGGCGTGGATTATTGCCATTCAAAACAGGGGCTTTCCGGATGGCGATTGAAGCCGGCGTACCTATTACCCCAATGTGTACCAGCACTACGCACAATAAGATTGACCTCAACCGAGTTAATAATGGCATTGTGATCACCGAGATGCTGGAACCTATCGATGTGTCTGGATACAAGCTCAGCGACGCAAGAGAGTTAGCCAATCGCTGTCACGCACTCATGGCAGAGAAAATCGCAGAACTTGATGCCGAAGTGGCTCGTTTAGAGGAACAACAACACCCAGAGCTGGATTCAGACCGTTCTTCTACGAGCTAA